The proteins below come from a single Zea mays cultivar B73 chromosome 8, Zm-B73-REFERENCE-NAM-5.0, whole genome shotgun sequence genomic window:
- the LOC103635650 gene encoding uncharacterized protein, producing the protein MRGGSRRASVALFLLAASGICAQFTAVLAGDPQTFNDDKKAEAQPKGHTGKTVLFVLLGVGAVVLLSFFIFKYWQKKKREEQHARLLKLFEEDDDIEVELGLRD; encoded by the exons ATGAGGGGCGGATCCAGACGGGCCTCGGTCGCCCTGTTTCTCCTCGCTGCGTCCGGGATCTGTGCCCAGTTCACCGCAG TGCTAGCTGGTGATCCTCAAACATTCAATGACGATAAGAAGGCTGAAGCTCAGCCCAAGGGCCATACTGGCAAGACAGTTTTGTTCGTCCTCCTAGGAGTGGGGGCCGTCGTTCTGTTgtcatttttcattttcaagtattGGCAGAAGAAGAAAAGGGAGGAACAACATGCACGTCTACTAAAGCTATTTGAAGAGGATGATGACATTGAGGTTGAGCTTGGTCTTAGAGACTGA